A section of the Aminiphilus circumscriptus DSM 16581 genome encodes:
- the gdhA gene encoding NADP-specific glutamate dehydrogenase, producing the protein MDANQYIDEIIQDVLTKYPWQKEFNQAALEVLESMRLVIERYPKYAEHRILERLIVPDRVVVFRVPWQDDHGGYQVNRGFRVQFSNALGPYKGGLRLHPTVNLSVLKFLGFEQIFKNSLTGLALGGAKGGSDFDPKGKSDDEVMRFCQAFMNELFHYIGPDTDVPAGDIGVGVREIGYLLGQYKMLTRIYAGGVLTGKSIHWGGSLIRTEATGYGLVYFVDEMLRIRDDEIREKQVLVSGSGNVAQYAIDKVNHFGGIPISCSDSSGTVIDLDGIRGEKFDFLLDLKNVRRGRIAEYAERFRTATFYPGKRPWGLAPAKIALPCATQNELDLDDATALVENGCMCVAEGANMPTTPEAVAYLQGHGVLFGPGKASNAGGVATSGLEMSQNSLRLSWTREEVDEKLRGIMRSIHKRCRDAAEEFGTPDNYVNGANIAGFLRVAKAMDDQGLV; encoded by the coding sequence ATGGACGCGAATCAGTACATCGATGAAATCATCCAGGACGTATTGACCAAGTATCCCTGGCAGAAGGAGTTCAACCAGGCTGCGCTGGAAGTTCTGGAGTCGATGCGGCTCGTCATCGAGCGATATCCGAAATATGCGGAGCACCGTATCCTCGAGCGGCTCATCGTTCCTGACAGGGTCGTCGTTTTCCGGGTTCCCTGGCAGGACGATCACGGAGGATACCAGGTCAACCGTGGGTTCCGCGTCCAGTTCTCCAACGCTCTCGGCCCCTACAAGGGCGGCCTCCGACTTCATCCCACCGTTAACCTCAGCGTTCTCAAGTTTCTCGGCTTCGAGCAGATCTTCAAGAACAGCCTCACCGGTCTCGCCCTCGGCGGCGCCAAGGGCGGCAGCGACTTCGATCCCAAGGGAAAATCCGATGACGAGGTCATGCGCTTCTGCCAGGCCTTCATGAACGAGCTGTTCCACTACATCGGCCCCGACACGGATGTGCCCGCCGGAGACATCGGCGTGGGGGTTCGGGAGATCGGCTATCTTCTCGGACAATACAAGATGCTTACCCGCATCTACGCGGGGGGCGTTCTCACGGGCAAAAGCATTCATTGGGGCGGCAGCCTCATCCGGACGGAGGCCACGGGCTACGGTCTCGTCTACTTCGTGGATGAAATGCTCCGCATCCGGGACGACGAAATCCGGGAAAAACAGGTTCTCGTCTCCGGATCGGGCAATGTCGCCCAGTACGCCATCGACAAGGTGAACCATTTCGGAGGCATTCCCATCAGTTGTTCCGATTCGAGCGGCACGGTCATCGACCTCGACGGTATCCGGGGAGAAAAGTTCGACTTCCTGCTGGACCTCAAGAACGTCCGGAGAGGGCGCATCGCCGAGTACGCCGAACGTTTTCGCACAGCGACGTTTTATCCAGGCAAGCGCCCCTGGGGGCTCGCGCCCGCGAAGATCGCTCTTCCCTGTGCCACGCAGAACGAACTGGACCTGGACGATGCGACGGCTCTCGTGGAGAACGGTTGCATGTGCGTGGCCGAAGGGGCGAACATGCCCACCACCCCGGAGGCGGTGGCCTATCTTCAGGGACACGGTGTTCTCTTCGGTCCCGGCAAGGCATCCAACGCGGGTGGCGTGGCCACTTCGGGGCTGGAAATGTCCCAGAACAGCCTGCGCCTCAGTTGGACCCGCGAGGAAGTGGACGAGAAGCTCCGGGGTATCATGCGCTCCATCCACAAGCGGTGCCGCGATGCGGCGGAGGAGTTCGGCACGCCGGACAACTACGTCAACGGAGCCAACATCGCGGGTTTTCTTCGCGTTGCCAAGGCTATGGACGATCAGGGATTGGTGTAG
- a CDS encoding dihydroorotase, which yields MSTERMEHYCGGEVPLLLKGGRIFDGERFLDGVTDVLLEDGRVRALGKDLPSPEGAKELHLSGLLICPGFIDLHGHFRDPGQTWCEDLVSGSLAAAAGGYAVAVAMPNTLPPLDNDALVRDVMERGRRAGGARILPAGCVSKERKGEEMAELAAMADAGAVFFTDDGAPVLRARLLRNALLYTKDLGVRVLEHPEEKDLTKSAQVTEGRCSALSGMRGFPISAEVLGVLRALVLARETNCAVHLTHVSTAAALEAIRAAKADGVDVTCDVTPHHLVLSEEDVLRSNLNAAFKVNPPLRSAADRDALWRGIADGTVDAIATDHAPWHEDEKDLPFQEANFGIASYECAVGAVLDYRRNAEPEVPLERLLALWTSRPGALIPQSAAFPGRLAEGLPAHVTVVDPESAFRVDPTLWRSKARITPYKGRHFTGRPVLTVVAGSIVFSALEGGAVRV from the coding sequence ATGAGCACGGAACGCATGGAACACTACTGCGGCGGAGAAGTGCCGCTGCTGCTCAAAGGTGGACGCATTTTCGACGGGGAACGGTTTCTCGACGGCGTTACGGACGTCCTTCTCGAGGATGGACGCGTGCGTGCCCTGGGAAAGGACCTGCCCTCCCCGGAAGGGGCGAAGGAACTTCACCTCTCCGGACTTCTGATCTGCCCCGGTTTCATCGACCTGCACGGACACTTCCGAGATCCCGGGCAGACCTGGTGCGAGGATCTCGTCTCCGGATCCCTCGCCGCGGCGGCGGGTGGCTATGCCGTTGCGGTGGCCATGCCCAATACCCTGCCTCCCCTCGACAACGATGCGCTCGTGCGGGACGTGATGGAGCGGGGGCGACGGGCCGGAGGCGCCCGTATTCTTCCCGCTGGGTGCGTGAGCAAGGAGCGTAAGGGAGAAGAGATGGCGGAACTCGCCGCCATGGCCGACGCGGGGGCGGTGTTCTTCACCGACGACGGTGCTCCCGTGCTGCGGGCGCGGCTGCTCCGGAACGCCCTGCTCTATACGAAGGATCTGGGCGTGCGGGTCCTGGAACACCCCGAGGAAAAGGATCTCACGAAGAGCGCCCAGGTGACGGAAGGGCGCTGTTCCGCCCTGAGCGGCATGCGTGGGTTTCCGATCTCCGCGGAAGTCCTTGGCGTCCTGCGCGCCCTTGTTCTTGCCAGGGAGACGAACTGTGCGGTGCACCTCACTCATGTGAGCACCGCCGCGGCGCTGGAGGCAATCCGTGCCGCCAAGGCGGACGGAGTGGATGTGACCTGCGACGTGACGCCTCATCACCTGGTCCTCTCCGAGGAGGATGTGCTTCGGAGCAATCTCAACGCCGCCTTCAAAGTGAACCCGCCGCTGCGGAGTGCCGCCGACCGGGATGCGCTTTGGCGGGGCATCGCCGACGGAACCGTGGATGCCATTGCCACGGATCATGCTCCCTGGCACGAGGATGAAAAGGATCTTCCCTTCCAGGAGGCCAATTTCGGCATCGCTTCTTACGAATGCGCCGTTGGTGCGGTGCTGGACTATCGGCGGAACGCCGAGCCGGAGGTTCCTCTCGAGCGGCTGCTTGCGCTCTGGACCTCCCGCCCCGGCGCACTGATTCCCCAGAGCGCGGCGTTTCCGGGGCGACTTGCGGAGGGGCTTCCCGCCCATGTGACGGTGGTGGATCCCGAGAGTGCTTTCCGGGTGGACCCCACGCTCTGGAGGAGCAAGGCCCGCATCACGCCCTACAAAGGAAGACATTTCACGGGGCGCCCCGTGCTCACCGTCGTGGCGGGAAGCATCGTCTTCTCCGCTCTTGAGGGAGGCGCGGTGCGTGTGTAG
- a CDS encoding aspartate carbamoyltransferase catalytic subunit, with product MSWMHRHLLDVDALSRPEMELLLDQAVHMEDLLDRPIKKVPALRGKLVVNLFFEPSTRTRVSFELAEKFLGADVVNWAASGSSTSKGETLRDTAWTLEAMGADAVVVRHGMPGVPWYLREKLRKASVFNAGDGAHAHPTQALLDVYTVWKHCNRSLDGLRVAIVGDVLHSRVVRSDVQAFRLLGAEVVLSGPRTLMPLETDALGAVYEPDPAKAVEGADAVYLLRIQKERALEGLYPTDDEYHRRWGADEELMARAKKGAFVMHPGPINRGVEIASAVADGPNSLILDQVRSGVAVRMALLYLCMGGMEA from the coding sequence ATGAGCTGGATGCATCGGCATCTTCTCGACGTGGATGCCCTTTCGAGACCGGAAATGGAACTGTTGCTGGATCAGGCGGTGCACATGGAGGATCTCCTCGACCGCCCCATCAAGAAGGTGCCCGCTCTGCGGGGGAAGCTGGTGGTGAACCTCTTTTTCGAACCCTCCACGCGCACCCGGGTCTCCTTCGAACTGGCGGAAAAATTCCTCGGCGCCGACGTGGTGAACTGGGCCGCTTCGGGGTCGAGCACGAGCAAGGGAGAGACGCTTCGAGATACCGCGTGGACACTGGAGGCCATGGGAGCCGACGCGGTGGTGGTCCGTCACGGTATGCCCGGCGTTCCCTGGTATCTCAGGGAGAAGCTGCGAAAGGCCTCGGTCTTCAACGCCGGTGACGGCGCTCACGCACATCCCACTCAGGCCCTGCTCGACGTCTACACGGTGTGGAAGCACTGCAACCGCTCCCTGGACGGGCTTCGCGTCGCCATCGTGGGGGATGTGCTCCACAGCCGGGTGGTGCGGAGCGATGTGCAGGCCTTCCGCCTTCTCGGCGCGGAGGTGGTCCTCTCCGGGCCGAGAACGCTCATGCCCCTCGAGACGGACGCCCTCGGAGCCGTCTACGAACCCGACCCCGCCAAGGCCGTTGAGGGCGCGGATGCGGTGTACCTTCTGCGCATCCAGAAGGAGCGGGCACTGGAGGGACTCTATCCCACGGACGACGAATACCATCGCCGCTGGGGCGCCGACGAGGAACTGATGGCCCGGGCGAAGAAGGGCGCCTTCGTGATGCACCCCGGCCCCATCAACCGCGGCGTGGAGATTGCCTCCGCCGTCGCGGACGGGCCGAACAGCCTCATCCTGGACCAGGTGCGCAGCGGTGTGGCGGTGCGCATGGCCCTGCTCTATCTCTGCATGGGAGGAATGGAAGCATGA
- the pyrR gene encoding bifunctional pyr operon transcriptional regulator/uracil phosphoribosyltransferase PyrR, whose product MTWQEKARVQTAQEMDRSLRRMAHEIVERNKGLDGVVLVGIQRRGVPLAERIAKLLEKFEGVLPPQGKLDITLYRDDLSLRYPQPLLRGTDVPFDLSGRKVVLVDDVLYTGRTVRAALDALMDLGRPASVQLAVLVDRGHRELPIHADYVGKNLPTSQAEVVEVRVAEIDGADEIWICEKVEEQA is encoded by the coding sequence ATGACATGGCAGGAAAAGGCCCGGGTACAGACCGCCCAGGAGATGGACCGCTCTCTCCGGCGCATGGCCCACGAGATCGTGGAACGGAACAAAGGGCTCGACGGGGTGGTGCTCGTGGGCATTCAACGCAGGGGGGTTCCCCTGGCGGAGCGGATCGCAAAGCTGCTGGAGAAGTTCGAGGGCGTGCTTCCTCCTCAGGGAAAACTGGACATTACCCTTTACCGGGACGATCTCTCCCTGCGGTATCCCCAGCCCCTTCTCCGGGGGACGGACGTTCCTTTCGACCTCTCGGGACGTAAAGTGGTCCTCGTGGACGACGTGCTCTACACGGGCCGCACCGTCCGGGCCGCGCTGGATGCCCTGATGGACCTTGGACGCCCCGCGTCGGTGCAGCTTGCGGTGCTCGTGGACCGGGGACACCGGGAACTGCCTATCCATGCGGACTACGTGGGCAAGAACCTGCCCACCTCCCAGGCGGAAGTGGTGGAAGTACGGGTCGCCGAAATCGACGGTGCCGACGAAATCTGGATCTGTGAAAAGGTGGAGGAACAGGCATGA